From the genome of Variovorax sp. RA8:
GCGTCAGCCAGCCAGAATTGTCGCTGCGCGTCAATCGCATCAGCCACGCTCCTGATCTGGGCGCGCGCTTCCACCAGCAGTTCGAACACACCGATCAGCATCCCGTTGTAGCGAAGCACGTTTTCGTCCGCGATGGTCTGGCGCAGGGGCACGATTTCGTCTCGGTAGTGCTTGGCGATGTCGTAGGCAGTGCGATAAGCGAAATACCCCTCTCGCAATTGCGATCTCGCGCCGAGCACCGTTGCGTCATAGCGATTGGCAGCGGCAAGAGATCGCGCATCTAGAAGGTCGCGTCGGGCAGAACCCCAGTCGAACAGCGGCAACACGATGTCGAGCTCGAAGCCACGACGGGTGCTCTTCGTGCCTTCGGCGTTGTCGAAGATGGTGTCTCGCCTTCCACCCACTTCCACGTCGATGAACGTCGACAGCAGGTTGATCCCTTGCGACTTTCCGGCAACATCCAGTTGGGCCCGGGCGAGCTGCACGTCCAGGCGCTGCTCGCTGGCAGTCGCGGCTACTTCGCGAGGCTCGCGAGGCGTCTTTGGCAGATCTGGCAGCCGCTCGGGCAGTTTGAGCTTGGCAGCCTGGGCATCCGCCAGACCCAGCGCGCGAACCAACTCCTCACGTGTGGCCGTGACCGCATGGCGCGCAGAAGCAAGCTGAGTCACCGCGTCCGCATAGAACACCTGCTGGCGCGCGCGCTGGAGTTTGCTGAAGTTGCCGATGAGCTGCATACGGCGCGCCAGTTCCGCGCTGGCCTCCGCCGATTCCTTGACCTGCTCCGCGTACTGAAGTGACTGCTGAGCTGCGACGGCGCGCACCCAGGCTTGCCTCACCTGCGTGACCTGGTCCACGACGGTCCCCGTGAGCTGCACCTTCGCCTGCGCCGCCTGGCTTTTCGAGATGGCCAGCCGCTGGGGCAAGAGGATCAGGTCCACCAGGCCGAACGACAACAGCCTTCCGATCTCGAGCTCGTCGCCGAGGCGCACGCGCTCGAACGTGAAAATCGGATTGGGAAGTCGGCTGGTCTGATTGGCTGCTGCAATGTTCGCCCAGTTCTCTGCAATCAAGGCCTGAAGCGCCGGGCTGTTGGCGAGCGCAACCTGCACCGCGTCGGCTTGGGACAGTGGCTTGGCCAGTAACTCCTCGGTCAGCGCCGAGCGACGATCGCGCTCCTCCTTTGTGCGGCTGATTTCCAGCTTGCCTTGCGTGAAGGCCTGGGCGTTGGTGTTCGTTTCCTGCAGCGCGTCGTCGACGCTCACAGTGGCGCAGCCCGCGAGAAAAACGGCGGCGGCGGAAATGGCTGTCAGGCGCAACACATGCCTCATGGTTGCTCCTTCTTGGCGGGCATCGCGTGGCCGGCATGCGGATCGGAGGCCGCCTTGGCCGGCGGACCGTCTACGGGGCTGGTTGCTTCACTGACCTCCTTGGCATACGCGCGCCAGCCGCCGCGCAGATGAACGGTATCGTTGGCCTCTTTCCACGGAATGGCTTTTTCCTCCGCATAGGAGCGATAGCCCTCGAACGCGGATCGGTAGGGCAACGTCGGTGGTTGGGTCGGTGGTGGCTCAGATGGCGCGGGCGCCGTTTGGGCGATCGCTGTCAGGGCCACGAGGGCGGGCAATGCGGCCAGCCAACGGGCTGGCGAAGAAAAAGACATGGAATCCTCGGAAGTTCATGGACGGAATGCATCGCGCCAAACACGGACGCGACGACTGGCGTGGCATGAGGGCCTGCGAATGCGATCGCAGACGTGCGGACGCGACTAGGCCCGAGGGGGTTTGTCGAGGACGCCGGGCGAGGTGCTCGCTACGGCGATGAATGGCTCTGCCAGATCCGCATCCGGCAGAGGCTGCGGAGAAGTGCTGAACTGGGTGGTGGTCAAAGCGACGGCGTGGCATGCACTGCAGGTGCCACACTTGTGATCATCGGCCGACTTCGAAGAAAGGTCTTCGTGGTCGCCGGAATGATCCTGATCGGGCGCCGCATGGTGATGCTTGCCATGATCGTGCGGTCCAACTTCCACCATTTCCAGGGCGGCACTGCCGTCAGCATGCGCTGGCGCGCACACCATGGACGCCGCCGCGTACCCTTGAAAGAGCACGGCGAACATGGCAGCCCAAACCAGGAAGGCGCGAAAGCGACGCATCGGAGAATTTTACCCGGCTGCCTTGGAGGGCAGGTTACATATTTGTAATGTGGCGCCAAATTGAACTTTCGCCCGGAAGACTGAGGAAAACGCACATATGGGGCGGGTTCAGCATCATGGGCCAGGCCAGACGAGCGTCGCTTGCTGCGGTGCTCGTGATTGAATACAGGCTTCGCGCGCAACAATAAATAGACGATGTCAATCGGCCTCGATGTTCTCATTGCTCACTGGAAGACCGACTCCCTCGGCACCTACAACTCCTGGTTTCTGTGGGACGAACGGCTCAAGAACTTTCGATCCATCCGTCGTGGGCTTGCCCAGGTCGTGAAGGACATTGAGGCTGGTACTTTCGGCAATAGTTTCCGAGGCTCTTCGCTCGAAACGGTCGTCGGTTCCGTGGCTGAGCAGCGCCAGATATTCAAGGGAGCAGACCACGCCTTCCTCTGGAAGCCCAAGCTGCGTATCCCCGACATCTACGAGAACGCGTCCAATCAACGCGCCTTTGCCCGCCTGCTGCATGCATGCGATTGCTGCGACAGCGCCGAAGAGATCATCCAGGCGATCCGCCGGATCGATGCGATACAAATCAAGGGTTTGGGCCCGGCAGTTGCGAACCTGCTCTACTTCGTGCACCCGACCCTGGTCATGCCATTCAACACCGCCATCGTCAGGGGATACAACGCGGTCACCGGCAGCAACGTCAAGCTGGGGCGCTGGGACCATTATCTTTCGATGCGCGAAGGCTGCATTCGCTTGAATACGCAGCATCGACACGCATTGTCGAACGACATGGGCGCGTTGGCTGGTCTGCTCTTCGACATAGGCAGCGGCCGGTACGCGGCGCCTCCGCGCGCCGACGACGCACGCGCCCTTGAAGCTTGGAAAACCGACCTGCAGAAGGTCCGCGAGGAGTCGGCCGCCGCATACAAGCAATGGATGGCTGAACGAGACAGCGATGCCACACATACCGAAATTCAAGGCTGGCTTCGCGATCTGGGCAAGTCGCTCGGGTTCGGAGTCTGGATTGCCTCCAACGACCAAGGCCGACCCTACGCAGGCGGACGACTTGCCGACGGATGCCTTGCGCATTTGCCGGATGGAACGAATGGTGGGCTCGACTCGGTGCCGCTGATCGACGTGATGTGGGTAGAAGCCGATGGATCGAGAGTCGCTGCTGCTTTCGAGGTTGAGCACTCCACATCCATCTACTCCGGCATCGTCCGAATGCTCGACCTTGCGCTGGGTAGCAAGCTCGGAGCCACCAGCGCCATGTTTCTTGTTGCACCTGACAACCGTCGCGACGATGTCCAGGCTCAGCTACGGCGACCAGCCTTCTCTCGGGTTGCGGAACTGGGAATTCGCTATCTGCCCTATAGCGAACTCAAGAGTCACCGCGAAGCAATCGCTCGGTTCGGAACTGGGCTGAAGCCGTTGCTTGAGATATCTCGTTCCCTTTGAGAGAGTAGGGTCGACAATCGCAGTCCCGTCCGTCGACCGCTCCGCGTCCTCGCCGATGCAGCGCGACAAGAGGCAGAATCCTCCCATGTTCAACCTGTGGCCTATTCGGAGACGCGCATGAATCTGGGGGGACGTTGGATTCCGATAGATCTGGCCAACACACTCTTGCTGACCTGGGTGATTTCCACCGTTGTCTTTGGGGCGATCGTCTATTGGCTCACCACCCGCAAGCCGCCACCGCCGGATCGCAAGCGAGTCCGGGTTCGTCGCGGCCGAGGGAAGCGGCGCGCTTGGCGCTTCAGGCGCTAAAAAATCTGGCTTCGACCGGACGGAGCAGCGCGGCCCTCGCGTCCACAGACAAGCTTCATGCTTCCATCCGAAGGCAATCCGCTGGGTCCCCTGCCTTCGACCTGCCATCAATGCACCAGGGACGGCCTGTCAGCACCATTTCTTGGTTGCTCCGTAAGCGCGCGGCGAACCCGTCTTGACGACGGGCGCAGATCAGGAGGTTGCTGCGCACTGCCACCGATGGGGCAGCAACTCGTCGATGCGGCTGGCCGGCTGCGTAGGCAAGCGCTCGAGGATGTCCTTCAAGTACGCGTGCGGCTCGTGCCCGTTCAGGCGCGCCGAGTGCACCAGGCTCATGACCGCGGCGGCCCGCTGGCCGGCGCGCAAGCTGCCGGCGAACAGCCAGTTGGACCGGCCGAGCGCGATGGGCCGGATCTGGTTTTCCACCCGGTTGTTGTCCGCAGGTAGGTCGCCATCGTCGATGTAGCGCGTCAGCGCCTGCCAGCGCTTTAAGCTGTAGTCGATGGCCCTGGCGGTGGCTGACCCTTCAGGCACCTTCTGTCGCTGCGCGGTGAGCCACTGGCGCAACGCATCGGCCACCTTGCGAGAGCGCTCTTGGCGGATGCGCTTGCGCTCCTCGGTGGATAGTGCGGCCACGTCGCGCTCGATGTCGTAAAGCTCGCCGAAGAACTTCAGCGCCCGCTCACCAACCGGACTGCCGTGGTTGGCCCACAGCTCATGGAACTTGCGCCTCGCGTGCGCAAGGCAGCCCGCCTCTGTGACCCCGAGCTCGAAGCATGCCTTGTAGCCCGAGAAGTCATCGCACACTAGTGTCCCGCACCAGCCATGCTCACCCGTGAGACCGAGGAAGGCTCGGGCATGCTGGCCGCCGCGGCCTTCGGCGAAGTCGAACACCACGGCACGCAGGGCGCTGTAGGCCGTCGTGCAGTAGCTCCAGAGGTAGGCCCGATGTGTCTTGCCGTTGCCGGGCTTGAGCATCGCCACCGGCGTCTCGTCGGCATGCAGCACGCGGTCCTCGAGCATCTCGCGCTTGAGCGCGTCCACCAGCGGCTGCAATTGCACGCCGCACTGGCCAACCCAGGCGCCCAGCGTGGAACGAGGGACGGCCAGGCCAGCGCGGCCGAAGATAGCTTCTTGCCTGTACAGCGGCAGGTGATCGAGGTACTTGGCCACCAGCACCTGGGCCAGCAGTCCTGCCGTGGGGATGCCCTTGTCGATGATGTGCGGCGCCACCGGTGCCTGGATCAGGGTCTCGCACCGCGCGCATACCCACTTGCCGCGAACGTGGCGCTCCACCGTGAACACGCCGGGCTGGTAGTCGAGCTTCTCGGACACATCCTCGCCTATGCGCTCAAGCCTGCAGCCGCATGCGCAGGTGGCGCTCTGAGGCTCATGGTGGATCTCGCGGCGCGGCAGGTTCACTGGCAGCACCTGGCGCTTGGGCTGCTGCTTGTCTTGCGGCGC
Proteins encoded in this window:
- a CDS encoding DUF2946 family protein, with product MFAVLFQGYAAASMVCAPAHADGSAALEMVEVGPHDHGKHHHAAPDQDHSGDHEDLSSKSADDHKCGTCSACHAVALTTTQFSTSPQPLPDADLAEPFIAVASTSPGVLDKPPRA
- a CDS encoding TolC family protein, which translates into the protein MRHVLRLTAISAAAVFLAGCATVSVDDALQETNTNAQAFTQGKLEISRTKEERDRRSALTEELLAKPLSQADAVQVALANSPALQALIAENWANIAAANQTSRLPNPIFTFERVRLGDELEIGRLLSFGLVDLILLPQRLAISKSQAAQAKVQLTGTVVDQVTQVRQAWVRAVAAQQSLQYAEQVKESAEASAELARRMQLIGNFSKLQRARQQVFYADAVTQLASARHAVTATREELVRALGLADAQAAKLKLPERLPDLPKTPREPREVAATASEQRLDVQLARAQLDVAGKSQGINLLSTFIDVEVGGRRDTIFDNAEGTKSTRRGFELDIVLPLFDWGSARRDLLDARSLAAANRYDATVLGARSQLREGYFAYRTAYDIAKHYRDEIVPLRQTIADENVLRYNGMLIGVFELLVEARAQIRSVADAIDAQRQFWLADAALSASVIGKPMSMAAPMPSTGSEPASGAAH
- a CDS encoding type II restriction endonuclease; translated protein: MSIGLDVLIAHWKTDSLGTYNSWFLWDERLKNFRSIRRGLAQVVKDIEAGTFGNSFRGSSLETVVGSVAEQRQIFKGADHAFLWKPKLRIPDIYENASNQRAFARLLHACDCCDSAEEIIQAIRRIDAIQIKGLGPAVANLLYFVHPTLVMPFNTAIVRGYNAVTGSNVKLGRWDHYLSMREGCIRLNTQHRHALSNDMGALAGLLFDIGSGRYAAPPRADDARALEAWKTDLQKVREESAAAYKQWMAERDSDATHTEIQGWLRDLGKSLGFGVWIASNDQGRPYAGGRLADGCLAHLPDGTNGGLDSVPLIDVMWVEADGSRVAAAFEVEHSTSIYSGIVRMLDLALGSKLGATSAMFLVAPDNRRDDVQAQLRRPAFSRVAELGIRYLPYSELKSHREAIARFGTGLKPLLEISRSL
- the tnpC gene encoding IS66 family transposase, which codes for MVQSLMGQVQANKLEIQRRDHEIAFKQAAIDKLTHEMAVLKRLKFAAKSEAFTAEQKSLLEESIDADLAALERELEQIAPAKTAPQDKQQPKRQVLPVNLPRREIHHEPQSATCACGCRLERIGEDVSEKLDYQPGVFTVERHVRGKWVCARCETLIQAPVAPHIIDKGIPTAGLLAQVLVAKYLDHLPLYRQEAIFGRAGLAVPRSTLGAWVGQCGVQLQPLVDALKREMLEDRVLHADETPVAMLKPGNGKTHRAYLWSYCTTAYSALRAVVFDFAEGRGGQHARAFLGLTGEHGWCGTLVCDDFSGYKACFELGVTEAGCLAHARRKFHELWANHGSPVGERALKFFGELYDIERDVAALSTEERKRIRQERSRKVADALRQWLTAQRQKVPEGSATARAIDYSLKRWQALTRYIDDGDLPADNNRVENQIRPIALGRSNWLFAGSLRAGQRAAAVMSLVHSARLNGHEPHAYLKDILERLPTQPASRIDELLPHRWQCAATS